The Maridesulfovibrio bastinii DSM 16055 region TTCTGGCCAACTACAAACGTGGAAATCCCGTGCCTGAATATCAGGAAGGCTGGGCCAAAATGGTTGATGACAGCCCGGAAGGTTTTGGTGACGGAATTGATTTTTATATGGATGAAGCTAATCGCCGAAAAAATGGACAGGCTGGAGCTGCTTACGCAGATTCCCACTGGAATCCGGTAATCACCGAAAAACTTTTTGCGGACATCCAACGCAAGCTGGCTGAGACGGGGCGTTATGAGTAAAAAATCAATTCTGTTTATTGCCTATGACTTTCCGCCCATCCTTTCCCCGGAATCAATTCAGGTTCAGCGCAGAGCTCTGTCACTGGCTAAAGGCGGACACAAGGTTCATGTTCTTACTTCAAACAGTTCTGCTGACTTTGAATTCATGGACCATTCACTTGAGCGGACTCATGAAAACCTGATTGTACACAGGGTTGAAAGAGTTTTTTTTGAAAAAGCAAGGCACTACCTCTGTGCGCCTTTGCAGCTAACCGACCGTAAACTATGGTGGAAAATTCCGGCACTTAAACTGGCGGAACAGATCGTTGTTGATCATGGCATAACCAGAATTTACACCCACTCCACGCCGCTTGTGAACCATCTGGTCGGGCTGGATATTGTTAAAATTTTTCCTGACATCAGCTGGACAGCACATTTTTCGGACCCGTGGACACTTAATCCATATATTTCATACAGGACTTCCTTACAGCGTAAGGCGAATGAACATCTTGAGAGAAAAGTACTCGATCACGTTTCCTGCATTACTGTAACATCTCAAAAAACCAGAGATTTGTTCATAAATGGTTTCAATCTGAAAAGCTCCAAGATACGAGTTCTTCCGCATGTTTTTGACCCGGAAATGTACCCTGAACCGGATAAGCCCGCTGAAAAAACAAT contains the following coding sequences:
- a CDS encoding glycosyltransferase; protein product: MSKKSILFIAYDFPPILSPESIQVQRRALSLAKGGHKVHVLTSNSSADFEFMDHSLERTHENLIVHRVERVFFEKARHYLCAPLQLTDRKLWWKIPALKLAEQIVVDHGITRIYTHSTPLVNHLVGLDIVKIFPDISWTAHFSDPWTLNPYISYRTSLQRKANEHLERKVLDHVSCITVTSQKTRDLFINGFNLKSSKIRVLPHVFDPEMYPEPDKPAEKTIIAHTGHIYGLRTILPLIEAVKAEKPQNIEFHFYGRIKENEREAAERQTPGVFKFLDPIPFAESIAVLSRADILLVVDAPLKNSPFFPSKLADYIGACKPIAALTPSSSTTMDILASLSPEPLAADSGSAEGIRKLLRRIEAGEFAYPTVEKTAAYNMNNSYHQIYEALIDAEL